The Mycobacteriales bacterium sequence CCGAGGTGGCCAACCCGTGCCTGTCCGGCGGCACGGTCGAGATCTTCCTGGAGGCCGTCATCCCGGCACCGCTGCTGCACGTCCTCGGTGACACCCCCGTGGCTCGTGCGCTGGCCCGGATCGGGGCCGCGCTCGACTACGACGTAAGGCCGACCACCGAACCCGACGCACCGATCGCGCCGGACGCCGCGGCGGTGGTGGCCGCCTCACACGGGCGGGCCGAGGAGGCGGTGCTGGCGGCGGCGTTGCGGGCCGGCGTGCCCTACGTCGGGCTGGTCGCCAGCCGCCGCCGCGGCCCGGCCGTGGTCGCCGCACTCGACGCGTCCGAGAGCGACAAGGCACGCTTGCACACGCCGGCGGGGCTCGACATCGGCGCCGCAGGACCGGCGGAGATCGCGTTGTCGATCCTCGCCGAGATCATCGAATCGCGGCCGCGCCATCGGGCGGCGAAGGACACGCCTCGCAAGGACACGCCTCGCGCGGCCACCGACCCGGTCTGCGGGATGTCGGTCGCCGTCTCGGCGGCCAGCCTGCACCTCGAGCACGCGGGTACGACCTGGTATTTCTGCAACCCGACCTGCCGGCAGAGCTTCGCCGAGGAACCCGGACGCTTCCTCGCATGAGCGGTACGGGGAGCGACGAGCTCAGCGGGCGGCTGCCGGACGTCGCCGCGGTGGTCGCCGGGCTGGACCGCACCGACTACCTCGCCGAGGTCGGGCTCGCGACCGCGCTCTTCCTCGCCGTACGGATGGGCCAGCCGATCCTGCTCGAAGGCGAACCCGGAGTGGGGAAGACCGAGGCTGCCAAGGCGCTGGCCACCGTCCTGGACACACCGCTGATCCGCCTGCAGTGCTACGAGGGCCTCACGGCCGCGGAGGCGCTGTACGAGTGGAACTATCCGCGGCAGCTGCTCGGCATCCGGTTGGCCGAGGCGCGCGGCGACGTGCCCCGCGAGGTCGACCTGTTCAGCGCCGAATACCTGTTGGCCAGGCCACTGCTCGCCGCGCTCGACCATCCCGGCCCGCGGCCGGCGGTGTTGCTGATCGACGAGGTCGACCGGGCCGACGACGAGTTCGAGGCGTTTCTGTTCGAACTGTTGGCCGAGTCGGCCGTGACGATCCCGGAGCTCGGTACGCGGCGCGCGGCGGTTCCGCCGGTGGCGGTGCTCACTTCCAATCGCACCCGCGACCTACACGATGCGCTGAAGCGGCGCTGTCTCTACCACTGGATCGGCTACCCGGACGTCGAGCGGATCGCGGCGATCGTCCGGCGCCGGGTGCCCGGCGCCGCCGAACCTATCGCCGGTCAAGTGGCCGGGTCGGTCGCGCGGCTGCGGGGACTGGGACTCACCAAGCCGCCCGGTGTCGCGGAAGCGATCGACTGGGCGGACGCGCTGCGGGTGCTCGGTGTCGGGGAGCTCGACGTCGACTCGGCCGGCCGGACCATGAGCGCCGTACTGAAGTACCCCGAGGACGAGGAGACGACCCGCCGGGCCGGATTCGCCGAGGTGGTCGTCGGTCATGGGTGACATCGACCTCGCCACCGGCGTCGCCCGGTTCGGCGCCGCGCTGCGGGCCGCCGGCCTCCCGGTCGGCCCGGACCGCTCGGCGCGCTTCGCCCGGGCCATCGCCGTCGCCCGGCCCCGCACCACCACCGCACTGCACCAATGCGGGCTGGCCACGCTGGTCTCTGACCCCGACCACATCGCGACCTTCGACGCCGTGTTCGCCGCGGTATTCGGTGGCGCCACCGATCCAGCCGAGCACCGCGGCGACCCGACCGCGCCGCGCCCGACCTCGGCGCCATCCGCCGCGACCCAGCCGGCGCCGGCACCGGGCGGTTCGGCGGAGATCAGGTCCGCTTCGACCGGCGACGACGGCACCACCCGGCCGGTACCGCTGCGGGCATACGCGAGCGGCGACGAGCGCCTCTCCGGGCGCGACTTCGCTGACCTGTCCCCCGACGAGCTCGCTGTGCTGGCCCGACTCATGCGCGATCTGAAGCTGGCCACCCCGCCACGCCAATCTGCCCGGTACCGGCGTACCGCCCGGGGCCACCGCATCGACCTGCGGACCACCCTGCGACAGGCTCGTCGTACCGGTGGCGACCCCCTGCGCATCTCCCGGCGGACGCATCGGCAGCGGCCGCGCCGGATGGTGGTGCTGTGCGACATCTCGGCGTCGATGGAGGCCTACTCCCGCGCGATGCTGCAGCTGCTCTACTGCGCCGCCGGCGGCGCACACGCTGAGGTGTTCACGTTTGCGACGAGGTTGACCCGGCTGACCCGGGAGCTCCACTCAGGGCGTCCGGGCACGGCCTTGGAACGGGCTGGGCGGGCCGCGCCGGATTGGTCCGGAGGTACCCGCATCGGGGCGGCACTGGCGGACTTCAACGACCGTTACGGCTGCCGCGGCATGGCCCGCGGTGCCGTCGTCCTGATCGTCTCCGACGGGTGGGAGACCGGCGACCCGGCCCAACTCGGCCGCGAGATGGCGCGGTTGTCCCGGGTCGCCTACCGGATCGTCTGGGCCAACCCGCGCACGCAGAGCCCGCGCTACCGGCCATTGGTCGGAGGCATGGCGGCGGCCTGGCCATACTGTGATGCCGTAGTCAGCGCGCACAGCCTCTCCGCACTGACCGACCTCATCGAGGCGCTCGCCGACCCTGTCCACTCCCGGAGAGGAACGCCGCCATGCAGCTAGTCAACGAGTTCACGGTCTCCCAGCCGATCGACGACTCCTGGGCGCTGCTGACCGACGTCGAACGTATCGCCCCCTGCATGCCGGGCGCGCAACTGACCGAGGTCGAGGGCGACGTCTACCGCGGAAAGGTCACCGTGAAGGTCGGCCCGATGCTCGCCCGGTTCGCCGGGCAGGCCGAGTTCCGTGAGCTCGACCGCGACGCACAACGGGTCGTGCTCGAGGCGCGCGGAAAGGAATCCGGGGGCAAGGGGATGGCCAATGCGGTCATCACCGCCCAGCTCACCGAGCAGGGAACGTCGACGCTGGTGCAGGTCACCACCGACCTGACGATCTCCGGCCGGCTCGCGCAGTTCGGGCAGGGCGCGCTGGGCGACATCAGCAACAAGCTGCTCGGCCAGTTCGTCGACTGCCTCGAGCATCGCCTCGCCGGTGACGAGCCGGCCGAGCCGCAGCGGCCCGCCCCGCGCGCGCCGGACGCCGCCGCGACCTCCGACACGGGTGGAGCCGCCGCCGAATCCGAACGGCCGGGACCGCCCGAGGAGAAGCGTCTCATCCAGAGCCCGGATGCGTTGCCGGTCAACCTGCTGCAGACCGCCGGCGTACCGATCGTCAAGCGGCTCGCTCCCCCGCTCGCACTGGTCGCCGTCCTCGTCGGCCTGGTCATGCTGGCACGGCGCCGGCGACGGTGACCGACGATGACGCCGGCCCGGGCGGACGAGAGCTACCTGCTGAGCGACGACATCACCGCGATGATCTTCGGTGTCGACGGCGTCGTACTCGACACGCTGCGCGTCTCGGCCGAGACCTGGCGGTCGGTACTCGACCCGTTCCTGCGCTCGTACGTCGAACTTCATGACACGGTGCTCCGGCCGTTCAGGGTGCCGGCCGATTACCTGCGTTATTTCTACGGCCGGCCCCGCACGGACGGCCTCGCGGACTTTCTCGCCTCCCGCCTGATCACGCTGCCCTTCGACGACCTGCGCGGCTTGGCGGTGCGCCAGGAGGAGCTGTTCCTCTCCGAGGCCCGCCGCCTTGGCACCCCGCCGTACCAGTCGACGGTTGGGTTGGTCCGGACCGCCCGGCAGCGGAAGCTGGCCACCGCCGCGGTCTCGGCGGAGAGCTACGCCGCCGAGCTGTTGGAACTGGCGGGCGCCGCGGCCCTGTTCGACGTCCGGCTCGACGCCACCGATGCGACGGGCGTGTGGCGTCCCGGCGATCCCGAACAGATCCTCTTCCTCGAGGTGGCCAGGCGTACGACCACACCGCCGGAGCGCACTGCGGTCGTCGAGAGCCGCATGGACGGGGTGGCCGCGGCGAAGGGCGGCGGTTTCGGGGTGGTGATCGGCGTCGACCGGGCCGGGCGGCCGGATGCGCTCCGCGAACGGGGCGCGAACGCCGTACTCAGCGACCTGTCCGGACTCCGGTTCGCAGGGCCCCCGCCGAGCGATGATCGCCCCTCGCCTTCTGCATGATCGTGATCGGAAATAGCCGCGAAACGCCGTATTGATCCGATCACGATCATGGATCGGAGCGGCTGATGGTGCGTTCACCCCGACCGGATGATGCCGCGGTACGGCGGGAGGGGCTCCAGTGAGGACGACGGCCACGAGCCTTCGAGGTCGCAGAAGCGCTGGTGGACGGGGAGTCCGATGTCCTTCATATGGTGGGTAATCTGCGCGATCGTGTGGGTGGCGATAGCGTTCTGGCCGGCCCGCGTCGCAGGTCGTAAGGGGCACAGCTTCATCGGGTTCTTCATCTTCAGCCTGATCTTCTTTCCGCTCGCGCTCATCGTCGCCTATCTCTCGGGCGATCGGCGGGTCGCGGTCGGCTGACGCCCGTTGCCTAGTCGATGAGTAGGGCGATCTTGCCTCTGACGTGCCCGGTCTCCAGGTGTTCGTGCGAGCGGGCTGCGTCGGCGAGCGGGTAGGTGGCCTCGATCGGCAGGGTGAGCCCGCCGTCGGCGTAGAGGGTGGCCAGTTCGCGCAGCGCGGCTGTGGATCGCATACCCACACGTTGGATGCCGTATGTGCGCGCGGCCTGGGCGTCGACGGTGGTGGCGATTCGGTGTGGGTCGGCAACCAGGCGGAGCGAGACGGTGATGGCGTCACCGCCGACAAGGTCCAGCGCCGCGTCGACGCCGTGCGGAGCGAGCCCGGCGACGCGTTCGGAAAGCCCGGCGCCGTAGGTGACCGGAGTCACGCCCAGCCCGCGCAGGTAGTCGTGATTTGCCTGACTGGCCGTACCTATGACGGTTGCGCCGCGGTGCCGCGCGAGTTGTACGGCGACGGTGCCCACCCCGCCGGCGGCGGCGTGGACCAGCAGCGTGTCGCCGCGCCGTACGTCGAGCGCGTCCAGCGCGGTGTAGGCGGTCTGGCCGACGGCGGGAAGGGTTCCCGCAACCTCCCAGGGAATCTCGGGTGGTTTGCCGACCACCTCTGCGGCGTCGACCACGACACTCTCGGCGTAGCACTGCGCGGTCGCGGAGCCGAACACTTCATCACCGACCGCGAGCCCGGTGACGCCAATCCCGAGCGCCGTGACGACGCCGGCGTATTCGTTGCCGAGCCGCTGCGGAAAATGCGCCGGTACGACGGCGGCGAAGTCGCCGCGACGTTGCTTGGCGTCGACCGGGTTCACGCCGGCGGTCCGGACCCGGATCTGCACCTCGCTTGCGTCGGGGATCGGGTCCTCGACCTCGACGAGATGCAGTACCTCGGGACCGCCGTAACGGTCATACACGATCGCGCGCATGCAAGCCCTACCGATCGAACCCGGTCAAACCTGGCTGGACATGGTCAGCTGCCGTGTGCCTCACTTGATCAGCCGGAGACGGTTGTTTTCCCCGACGAGGAGGCGCCCGAGAGCAGAATCACCAAGGGTTGCAGTGTTCGCGCATTCGTTGACACGCCGACACGGTAGTCCCGTCGGACTCCGTGTTCGGCCTCTCGCTATGCGGGGACGCGTTCTGCAGCGGCGAGATGCGCCGTGAGGAGCTGTCCGGCTCTGTCCAGCGCCGCGGTCGCTTCGTCGAGCATCGGGTAATAGGCCTGGAAGACGTGCGGCACCCCGGGGGTGATGTCGAGTGTTACCTCGACGTCGGCGTTGGCGGCTTGTTGCGCGAGGCGGACGGCGTCGTCAAGGAGGACCTCGTGGCTTCCGGCCTGGATGACCAGGGGCGGCAGGCCGGACAGGTCGGCGAATATCGGGCTGATGAGGCCAAGAGCGGCGTCCTGTCCCGACGTGTAGTCGGTGACGCGGGGTTGGAGGCCTGCTCGGCTCATCAGCGGGTCGACCTCGCTCTTGGTGTCCATGCTCGTCCCGGCCAGGGTGAGGTCGGCGTACGGCGACATCGCCAAGGCCGCGGCCGGCAAGGGCAGTCCGTGGTCTCTGGCATTGACCATGGTGATCACGGCGAGGCCGCCGCCGGCGGACTCTCCCGCGAGGACGATGTCCGAAGGAGCGGTGCCGTTCTGCAGGAGAGCTTCGTAGGCGGCAAGAGCGTCGTCGACGGCCGCCGGATACGGATGCTCGGGCGCGAGCCGGTAGTCGACGGAGATGACCTTGGCGCGCGTCCGCCGGCCGACCTGAGAGGCCAGGTCGGCGGCGAGGAAGGCGTCCCCCATGGCGTACACGCCGGCGTGGAAGTAGAGAACAACGTGGCGAGGTTCGACTCCCTCGACGGTGATCTCGGCGGTGGGCACGCCGCCCAGTTCGGCTGCGGTCACGGTGATCTCGGCGGGCAGGGGCTGTGCCGACAGCAGGTCTCGGAGCAGTCGCCGTTGCTCGGTGACATCGATGTCCGCGGGGAAGGCTGACTGTCGCAGGATTGCGTCGAGGTTCGCTCGCTGCTCGGTGCTCACGGAGGATCTCCCTCGGTCGGGGGTCGTATGGCCGCGCTCGTTACGAGGCTCGCCGCCGGGCAGGTGAGGACGCGTCACCCGATCACGGTGATTCGCGGAACGGTCCGGCTCTGCCGACCCGAGTTAGTCAGCCCTAGCCCCGGGCAAGTTCACATTGCCGATGTTCGTACGGACACAATTGATGTACGTTAGGCGCTATGGAAGCGGCGGAGCGGGTTAGCCGGCTGGTTGAGACATTGCGGCGGGAGGGTCGCGTCGAGGTCGCCGGCGCAGCGGCTGAATTCGGCACCGCGGAGATGACGATTCGACGGGACCTCGACCAGCTGGTTGAGCGTGGGGTGGCCCGCCGAGTGCGTGGTGGCGCGGTGAACCTGTTGATGCGCGGGGAAGAACTGCCGTTCGCGATGCGGGAGATCGAGGCCGTGGACGCCAAGCGACGAATCGCGGCGGTCGTCGCCGATCTGCTCGGCGACGGCGAGGCGGTCGGTTTGGACAGCGGCACCACCGTCGTCGAGACGGCGCGGGCCCTGATCGGGCGACGAATGACGGTGCTGCCGCTGTCACT is a genomic window containing:
- a CDS encoding MoxR family ATPase; translated protein: MSGTGSDELSGRLPDVAAVVAGLDRTDYLAEVGLATALFLAVRMGQPILLEGEPGVGKTEAAKALATVLDTPLIRLQCYEGLTAAEALYEWNYPRQLLGIRLAEARGDVPREVDLFSAEYLLARPLLAALDHPGPRPAVLLIDEVDRADDEFEAFLFELLAESAVTIPELGTRRAAVPPVAVLTSNRTRDLHDALKRRCLYHWIGYPDVERIAAIVRRRVPGAAEPIAGQVAGSVARLRGLGLTKPPGVAEAIDWADALRVLGVGELDVDSAGRTMSAVLKYPEDEETTRRAGFAEVVVGHG
- a CDS encoding HAD family hydrolase — encoded protein: MTPARADESYLLSDDITAMIFGVDGVVLDTLRVSAETWRSVLDPFLRSYVELHDTVLRPFRVPADYLRYFYGRPRTDGLADFLASRLITLPFDDLRGLAVRQEELFLSEARRLGTPPYQSTVGLVRTARQRKLATAAVSAESYAAELLELAGAAALFDVRLDATDATGVWRPGDPEQILFLEVARRTTTPPERTAVVESRMDGVAAAKGGGFGVVIGVDRAGRPDALRERGANAVLSDLSGLRFAGPPPSDDRPSPSA
- a CDS encoding VWA domain-containing protein; this translates as MGDIDLATGVARFGAALRAAGLPVGPDRSARFARAIAVARPRTTTALHQCGLATLVSDPDHIATFDAVFAAVFGGATDPAEHRGDPTAPRPTSAPSAATQPAPAPGGSAEIRSASTGDDGTTRPVPLRAYASGDERLSGRDFADLSPDELAVLARLMRDLKLATPPRQSARYRRTARGHRIDLRTTLRQARRTGGDPLRISRRTHRQRPRRMVVLCDISASMEAYSRAMLQLLYCAAGGAHAEVFTFATRLTRLTRELHSGRPGTALERAGRAAPDWSGGTRIGAALADFNDRYGCRGMARGAVVLIVSDGWETGDPAQLGREMARLSRVAYRIVWANPRTQSPRYRPLVGGMAAAWPYCDAVVSAHSLSALTDLIEALADPVHSRRGTPPCS
- a CDS encoding XdhC family protein → MARTDPDARAEELHAARRPFVRAVVVRVERPTSAKPGDRALILPDGTIEGFVGGVCAESTVRLQALDLLESGESTLLRITPAAAETVKSHEGLTEVANPCLSGGTVEIFLEAVIPAPLLHVLGDTPVARALARIGAALDYDVRPTTEPDAPIAPDAAAVVAASHGRAEEAVLAAALRAGVPYVGLVASRRRGPAVVAALDASESDKARLHTPAGLDIGAAGPAEIALSILAEIIESRPRHRAAKDTPRKDTPRAATDPVCGMSVAVSAASLHLEHAGTTWYFCNPTCRQSFAEEPGRFLA
- a CDS encoding SRPBCC family protein, yielding MQLVNEFTVSQPIDDSWALLTDVERIAPCMPGAQLTEVEGDVYRGKVTVKVGPMLARFAGQAEFRELDRDAQRVVLEARGKESGGKGMANAVITAQLTEQGTSTLVQVTTDLTISGRLAQFGQGALGDISNKLLGQFVDCLEHRLAGDEPAEPQRPAPRAPDAAATSDTGGAAAESERPGPPEEKRLIQSPDALPVNLLQTAGVPIVKRLAPPLALVAVLVGLVMLARRRRR
- a CDS encoding alpha/beta hydrolase; amino-acid sequence: MSTEQRANLDAILRQSAFPADIDVTEQRRLLRDLLSAQPLPAEITVTAAELGGVPTAEITVEGVEPRHVVLYFHAGVYAMGDAFLAADLASQVGRRTRAKVISVDYRLAPEHPYPAAVDDALAAYEALLQNGTAPSDIVLAGESAGGGLAVITMVNARDHGLPLPAAALAMSPYADLTLAGTSMDTKSEVDPLMSRAGLQPRVTDYTSGQDAALGLISPIFADLSGLPPLVIQAGSHEVLLDDAVRLAQQAANADVEVTLDITPGVPHVFQAYYPMLDEATAALDRAGQLLTAHLAAAERVPA
- a CDS encoding NADP-dependent oxidoreductase, whose amino-acid sequence is MRAIVYDRYGGPEVLHLVEVEDPIPDASEVQIRVRTAGVNPVDAKQRRGDFAAVVPAHFPQRLGNEYAGVVTALGIGVTGLAVGDEVFGSATAQCYAESVVVDAAEVVGKPPEIPWEVAGTLPAVGQTAYTALDALDVRRGDTLLVHAAAGGVGTVAVQLARHRGATVIGTASQANHDYLRGLGVTPVTYGAGLSERVAGLAPHGVDAALDLVGGDAITVSLRLVADPHRIATTVDAQAARTYGIQRVGMRSTAALRELATLYADGGLTLPIEATYPLADAARSHEHLETGHVRGKIALLID